CGGAAGGAGACGGGGCCTACGTGCTGCGGCGGCTTAAAGAAACGCCTTCCACCGCCCACATTCCGGTCATTGTCCTGACCGGACGCAAAGAGGGCTACATCCGCCGGCAAATGCTCACCATGGGCGCCAACGCCTTCTTTACGAAACCGTTCCACTGGAAGCAGATTCAAGAGGCGCTCGAAAACCTGGCGCCTGAGCTTGCAAGTTAATTGCGTTCTCTCCGCAACTCTAGCAGTCCGTTGATTTTCTCAACAGGCAGCTGGCAATCGCCGGCCTGGCTGCGTACCGCGCTGTTGCACGCCACCGAATCGGCGCCGGACGCCGTCGCCGATCAGCCAGTTCACCTGTCGCTCTAAAACCACGATTCACCACCATGCTCCAGCAAACCATCATCGATACAGCCGCTGGTCGCGGGATTGGCTTGGTTGTGCAGCGGCGCTGGCTCGATCAGGCGCGAAAATCATTCTCAACGATCGCCCCGGCATTGCGGATCTTCCGGGTGCGGTCGCCAACTTGCGCAACAGCGGCTGCGATGCGGCCGGTATCGAAGCCGACGTTTTTACCCGCACCGGGTGCGAATCGCTGCTCGCCGGCGCACTAGAAATCTCTCCCCCGATCACCGGGCTCGTCACCTGTCCTGCACTTCAAAAGGTCGCCTCGGTACTGACGTTAAACCCGGCCGATTTCTCGGCCTGGCTTCCGCCAGAGAAGTTAGCGCAAGCCAGCACCTGCCCTTCGGCGGCAAGCGACGCTTGCAGCGAGTCGATGTCGACGTCTCGCAGTGCGACGCCCGCTTCGATCGCCTTGTGAGCGGCCAATCCCGCGGCGTGCCCCAGCGCCATCCAGGTCGGCTCCATTCGGATCGAGGAGTACGCGACATGGGTCGCCGACACCGCAACCGACACGATCAGCCCTTCAATCGTTTGCGGTATCATCACCCGATACGGGATCGGATAGGGCCGGGTGATGTGGGCCAACATGCCGAGATAGCCCTCCAGCACCACGCCACAGTCGGACGGTCGCTTTTGAACCGGAAAACTATCGATCGGAAACTCTCCCACCGCGATCGTATCTTCGTAGTCGCCTGCGGCCGGCGCGTCTCCCGTGAAGGTGACGTCATGCTCGGTCAAGGTCGCCAGACCGACCAAACGGCGACCTTCGCGAACATACAACTGCCACGGGAAGTTGCCGTTATCGGTAAACTCATCCGCCGGCAGATGGTACTTGCCCGCCATTTCGCGATGCTCGGCCGGCACGGCGTCGTCCTGTTGCAAAAACCACAACAGCCCCAGCGTCAACTGCCGATGGCGATCGGCGATTTCGTCGCGGCGACGCCAATTGGCTTCGATATAGCCGACGTTTTCTTCGGCAAACGGAAAGGCGAGCGGACGGGGATTGATGTTGGCGTCGACCTTGCCATTCGGCAGATCGGTGACCGACAGCGCCCGCACCAGCGTATCGAAATGTTCGGGGTAGTAACCCCAGCCATCTTTGAGCACCTTGGGAGCGCTCAGTCGACCCGACTCCAGGTCATCGAGATATCCCAGATAGTTCGTTCGGTCATACCCTGCCGGCGGCTGGGTCAGCGGTGCGCTGTTGCCCGGGTCGCTCGACAAGCACAACCGATAGGTGTAGGCGGGCAGACGATCGTCTCCCTGACCGGTACTGCCGGGCAAGATTTCGCCGTTTCGATAGTCAAAGAAGATCTCGCCGGCATGCGACTCTCCATATTCTTCCCGCGATTCGCGTCCCAGTCGGAACTCGGCGCCAGCCGCGGCCAGCAGGTCTCCTTCGTAGGTCGCATCAACAAACGCACTGGCCGACGCCAGGATCCGTTCGCCGGTAATCCGGTTTTGCAGTTCGACGGCGGTAACCCGATTTTGCTGAACAGCCGCGCCTTCCAACTGATGATCGAGCAACAGCTCAATCGTCGGCAGTTCGGCCAGCATCTCCAGAAACGCCGCTTCGGCGACCGACGGCTCGAAGTAATACCCCTCGCGGCAAAGTGCGAACGCCTCGCTCTCGGCGCCCAGCGACGCGACATACGTTTCGCGGATCCGCGCAATGAACTCGAGAAATAGTCCGCCGATCGCCTCGGGGTGTTCGATGTCGCTCTTGCCGAGTCCACTGGTCGACATGCCGCCAATGTGCGACTGCCGTTCGACCAATGCGACCGTTCGCCCTTGTCGCGCCGCGGCGATCGCCGCCGCAATGCCGCCGGGCGTTCCGCCAATCACGACCAGATCCCAACTATTCGCCATTTCGCTCAAAGTCCTCTTCCTCAATTCCAAATAATCAATCGACGCTCGGAGTCAGCGGAGCCGCCCGGTCTTGGCTCTCCTTCCGATCTCCTAGCGTCCAGACCGTCAGCCCCGTCAGGTCAAGCCGAGACGAACCAACGACAAAACTCAACAAATAGGCGGTCACCGCAAAAAACAAGTTCACCAGCGCGCCGACCCAATAACTATGTACGCCCAACGTCCACGCCTGGGGCAGCCAACCCAACAGCCCCAGGCCTAGATAAGCGTTAAAGACGACCGCCAGGCACATCGCGATCGTCGCCGAAACGCCGTCGATCCGCCGCGTAAAGAACCCCATCATGAACAGCCCCATCAGACACCCGCCAAACAGGCTGGTCACGATCAGGCTGATATCGTTCATGCTTTCCTTTTCCATCCGGCTGAAGGCGATTCCGCCGCTGATCACCAGCACCGTCACCACCGCCGCGATAACGCGAGCCGTTCGCAAATAGAAACGATCGCTGTAGACGTCTCCCAGATTGGGCCGCAACAGATCGACCACCACCACGGTCGAAATGGAGTTAATGCCGGAATCGAGCGAACTCATCGCGGCCGCGACCACCGCCGCCAAGATCAAGCCCGCCAGTCCCGCCGGAATCCGCGTCAAAATAAAGTAGGGAAAGACCTGATCGGTCTCCAGTCCCGCAAGTGCAGGCTCGGGATAGGTCTGAAAGTAGACGTACAGCGCCGTTCCGATAAAGAAAAACATGGTCCACATCGGCAGCGCAATCGCCGAGTAGATGATCGTCGCCTTCCGCGCTTCGTAGGTCGACTTGGCGGCGACGTACCGCTGGACGATATTCTGATCGCCCGAGTAGATCGCCAGCCAGTTGATGATTCCCAAAATGGCGACCGTCCAGAAGGTTCGCTCACTCAAGTTCCACTCAAAGCTACCGAGACTGAACTTCCCCTCGGCGACGCCAACCTCCAAGACCTGCGTCATTCCGCCTGGCAGCTCCCAAGCGATGTAGAGAAAGCAGAGCAGTCCGCCCCCAAGCAAGACGATCGCCTGCACGACGTCAGTCCAAACGACCGCTTCGATCCCGCCAGCAATCGTATAGAACGCGATAAACAGCCCAGCGCCGATTACCACCACTTCAATCGACAGCCCCGTCATAAACTGCACCGGAATCGAAACTAGAAACAAGATCTGCGCCATCCGGATCAGTTGCAGCACGATAAAGCTGAGCGTTCCGTAAATCCGCGGGGCCATGCCAAACCGCATCCCCAGGTACTCAAATGCCGAGGTCAACTTTCCGCGGCGAAAGAATGGAATGAAGACCAGCACCGCCATCACTGCGATCAGCGGCAGCGCTAAATTGACCGCCAATTGTCTCCAGTCAAGCACATAGGCGGCGGCCGGAAGCGCCAGGAACGTCGCCGAACTGACGATCGTCCCCAGCATCGACAGCCCGATCACCCAGCCGGGGAACGCACGATTGCCGACAAAGTACTCTTCGGTCGTTTCATTCCGCCGCGAGAAGTAGATCCCAATGCCGAACATCGCCGCCAAATAGACAAGAATGGCGGCGACATCGAGCGGGCGAAGCGTAAGGTCCATGAAATTCTCAGGTGCAACATCAACAGCAGGAAGGACGACCGACAAAACCTCAACGGGGCGAAATCGCAATCGCATCGACCACGATATATTGGCCAACGCGATCGGCCGCCACCTCGACGAACGATTCGCCGGGCTTCAGGGTAAACGTACCGAGACTGTTCCACGTTCCCCCCTCGCGGCGCTGATTCACCTCGATCGTCTTTCGCCCCTTGGCATGCGAGACGGTAAACGGAACCTGATCGGAGCGATGACCTCGGCTGTTCCAGATCGCGAAAACCTCGTATTCGCCCGCCTGCTCTGGATTGAGTGCAAATCGGACCGATCCGGTCGCGGTCGGCTCTAGATAAAGATAGTCCTCGCCGTAGCGATCTTCGTCGCGACTGCTCGCTTGCCAATCTCCTTCGATCGTGACCAGATCGATTTGGTGGTTGTCGATGATCAGGTCTTTGTCGGTCGGCTTAAACGCCGGCGGTTTCGCCAGCGGCTTGTTGGGCATGGGAAGCGAATCGATATCTTCCAGGCGAATCTTCAGCACTTCAACCGTTCGCTTGCCGCCGGCGAAGGCGACCAGAACATGCCCATCCTGCTCAATCACGTGGGGATAATCAACGTGTCGCCGACCAACCAGGTAGCCCATCTTGGTGAAGACGACTCCATCATCGCTGATCGACAGCGCGAGCGGATCGCGGCGTTTTGGATGCGGGTTCGAGACCAACACATACCGACCGTCGGCCAGTCGCACGCCGCTAAACTTCGAGCGTGCGTCAGGAAAATCGGTCTGCAGCGGGCGACTCCAGGTCCGGCCGTTGTCGCTTGAGAAGGAGCGATACAAATAGCCGCGTTGCCAGTTGTCTCGAAACAGGGCCGTCAGTCGACCATCCGGCAGCACCCACCAATAGGGCTCCTCAGCGGCCAGCTCCTGGCTCGATCCCAAAACGGGAAACGACTCCCACTTGTCGATCGCGTCGACGCCGCCGGTCAGAAACTCGACCCCATGCCGCGAGTAGTCATACGTTCTTCGCGACATCATCCATTCGCCGGTCGGAATCTTCTTGGGCGGAAAGTTGTTGATTGCGTTTTTGTGGACGAGCGCGTGATCGATCCACTGTTGCTGCGGCTCATCCCAACGAAACGCCCGCAGTTCTAAACTCTTGCCAAAAAAGCCGGCCCCTTCGTCGAGCGAGCAGAGGGCCAGCAGTTGACCATCGCGCTGCCAGAACCCACGCGAAATCCAACGAAAGCCTTCCGCGCTGCGGGTGTTGTACAGCGGCGAATCTTCGCCCGAGTTGGGCGGAACCGGCGTCATATACTGCGGCTCGCTCCACATCAGGCCATCTTTGCTGGTCGCATACGCGACGCGCTGGCCGACGCGATCTTCGACCTCGGGGCCATCGCTCCACATCGCCCAATAGCGACCGTCGAAGTACGTCAAGTAGTTGTGTTGATTCACGCCATGCTTGGCGCGGACATCGCTGACCACCGCATGCTGAGATGGAATCTTCGGCAGCCGGTCGAAGTCGATATCATGCGGATTCTCCGGCACCCAATCTCCCTGCAACATCACGGTCGACTCTTCCCCCCAAGCCGGCGCCGCAGCGGACATCAACAAAGCGAACAAAACCAGGGACGACAATCGAATCATGAGCGGAGAACTCCAAGGGTGGGAAACAGGACGGCGGGACGCAGCGAAACGACTTACTCACTCTCTGGCAGAGCGTCCCCTTCGATCAGAATCGGTTCGACGATCAACTCCATACGGCGATCCGTGTCGTCGGGCCGACGCATGCTCCAGAGCAATTGCTCTACAGCGCGACGCCCGGTCAATTCCGGCGCCAGATCGATCGTCGCCGGCCGCGGATGCAACCCGGCCAGGTAAGGCTCTTCGTTGTTACAAGAGACGACGTTGATCTCCCGACCAATTTCGATTTTGGCCCGGTGAAGTTGCCGGTAAATCGCCGCAGTAATTTGATCATCCGGCGCGAACAGACCAATTGGGCGACGCGGATCACGCAACATTCCTTCGACGAGCGGCGCCACGGCCGCCTCGAGTTGGCGACTGGACATCTGCTCGAACGGAGGATCTTGATCGCTCTCGTATCGCTCGATTTCGACGCCTTGCAAGTGAGCGGCGTAACCAAAACCGTCACCCCGAGCGGCGAAGCCGGGGTGGTCGCTCTTGACCGTCAGAAAGCAAAGACGATCCAGGTCTCGTTGAAGTAGATATTCGCCTGCCAGGCGTCCGATAGCGGCGTTGCCTTGCGAAACGGCGCCATCCGAACTGCTGACGTGCGACGATAACCAGACCGCGGGAATGCCGGTCAGCTTCTCCATCAACTTCTTGGAAGCGCGATGTCCCC
The genomic region above belongs to Blastopirellula retiformator and contains:
- a CDS encoding FAD-dependent oxidoreductase produces the protein MANSWDLVVIGGTPGGIAAAIAAARQGRTVALVERQSHIGGMSTSGLGKSDIEHPEAIGGLFLEFIARIRETYVASLGAESEAFALCREGYYFEPSVAEAAFLEMLAELPTIELLLDHQLEGAAVQQNRVTAVELQNRITGERILASASAFVDATYEGDLLAAAGAEFRLGRESREEYGESHAGEIFFDYRNGEILPGSTGQGDDRLPAYTYRLCLSSDPGNSAPLTQPPAGYDRTNYLGYLDDLESGRLSAPKVLKDGWGYYPEHFDTLVRALSVTDLPNGKVDANINPRPLAFPFAEENVGYIEANWRRRDEIADRHRQLTLGLLWFLQQDDAVPAEHREMAGKYHLPADEFTDNGNFPWQLYVREGRRLVGLATLTEHDVTFTGDAPAAGDYEDTIAVGEFPIDSFPVQKRPSDCGVVLEGYLGMLAHITRPYPIPYRVMIPQTIEGLIVSVAVSATHVAYSSIRMEPTWMALGHAAGLAAHKAIEAGVALRDVDIDSLQASLAAEGQVLACANFSGGSQAEKSAGFNVSTEATF
- a CDS encoding sodium:solute symporter encodes the protein MDLTLRPLDVAAILVYLAAMFGIGIYFSRRNETTEEYFVGNRAFPGWVIGLSMLGTIVSSATFLALPAAAYVLDWRQLAVNLALPLIAVMAVLVFIPFFRRGKLTSAFEYLGMRFGMAPRIYGTLSFIVLQLIRMAQILFLVSIPVQFMTGLSIEVVVIGAGLFIAFYTIAGGIEAVVWTDVVQAIVLLGGGLLCFLYIAWELPGGMTQVLEVGVAEGKFSLGSFEWNLSERTFWTVAILGIINWLAIYSGDQNIVQRYVAAKSTYEARKATIIYSAIALPMWTMFFFIGTALYVYFQTYPEPALAGLETDQVFPYFILTRIPAGLAGLILAAVVAAAMSSLDSGINSISTVVVVDLLRPNLGDVYSDRFYLRTARVIAAVVTVLVISGGIAFSRMEKESMNDISLIVTSLFGGCLMGLFMMGFFTRRIDGVSATIAMCLAVVFNAYLGLGLLGWLPQAWTLGVHSYWVGALVNLFFAVTAYLLSFVVGSSRLDLTGLTVWTLGDRKESQDRAAPLTPSVD
- a CDS encoding golvesin C-terminal-like domain-containing protein gives rise to the protein MIRLSSLVLFALLMSAAAPAWGEESTVMLQGDWVPENPHDIDFDRLPKIPSQHAVVSDVRAKHGVNQHNYLTYFDGRYWAMWSDGPEVEDRVGQRVAYATSKDGLMWSEPQYMTPVPPNSGEDSPLYNTRSAEGFRWISRGFWQRDGQLLALCSLDEGAGFFGKSLELRAFRWDEPQQQWIDHALVHKNAINNFPPKKIPTGEWMMSRRTYDYSRHGVEFLTGGVDAIDKWESFPVLGSSQELAAEEPYWWVLPDGRLTALFRDNWQRGYLYRSFSSDNGRTWSRPLQTDFPDARSKFSGVRLADGRYVLVSNPHPKRRDPLALSISDDGVVFTKMGYLVGRRHVDYPHVIEQDGHVLVAFAGGKRTVEVLKIRLEDIDSLPMPNKPLAKPPAFKPTDKDLIIDNHQIDLVTIEGDWQASSRDEDRYGEDYLYLEPTATGSVRFALNPEQAGEYEVFAIWNSRGHRSDQVPFTVSHAKGRKTIEVNQRREGGTWNSLGTFTLKPGESFVEVAADRVGQYIVVDAIAISPR
- a CDS encoding LacI family DNA-binding transcriptional regulator, with protein sequence MTSTVEIAEIAGVSQATVSRVINNHAGVSPETVQIVNEIIKRLGYEPRPRKARREGGGQLRVKNVAVLMLDGSSQRHPTLAMAKLRGVEQALSAAGMNMILADVSSKQASAPALERRQLDGVLLWGHRASKKLMEKLTGIPAVWLSSHVSSSDGAVSQGNAAIGRLAGEYLLQRDLDRLCFLTVKSDHPGFAARGDGFGYAAHLQGVEIERYESDQDPPFEQMSSRQLEAAVAPLVEGMLRDPRRPIGLFAPDDQITAAIYRQLHRAKIEIGREINVVSCNNEEPYLAGLHPRPATIDLAPELTGRRAVEQLLWSMRRPDDTDRRMELIVEPILIEGDALPESE